AGGCGGTTCGTGCGCTCCGGAACGCCGTTCCGTCGCGCTCCCGAAAATGCTCGCCGACGGCGGTTCGCCAGCGCTCGATGGCATCCTCGACCGATTCGTCACCCGAACGCTGCGCGACGATGGTTCCGACGAACTCCTCGTGTGCACGTCGGACGGACGCCGTATCGAGGATGACGCCGCCGATGTCCCAGAACACCGCCCGCCAGTTCCCTCGTTCGTCTTGCATGGTCAGGGGTTCATCTCCCACGATCAGCTGTGTACTGGCGTTCCCGGGAGATCAAGATAACGATCGAAGAGGGGAATCCACATTTATTACCATGCGGCGAAATATTGGCGACTGTAGTTACCAATGGAAATTTCAGTCGCGGGACGACCGACAGCGGAGGATCGCGTATGACCGTCGAACAGTTCAGCGTCGCCGGGAAGACCGCAATCGTGACGGGTGCATCGAGCGGTATCGGACGAACGATTGCCGAGCGGTTCGCCGACGACGGCGCGAACGTCGTCGTCTGCTCGCGCGAACAGGGGAACGTGGACCCGGTCGCCGAAGGGATAGCGGCGAGCGACGCCTCGGGTCGCGCGCTGGCGGTCGAGTGCGACGTGACCGACCGCGATGCCGTGGAGGCGCTCGTGGACGCCACCGTCGATGAGTTCGGGGGCATCGACGTGTTGGTCAACAACGCCGGTGCGAGCTTCATGGCCCCGTTCGAGGACATCAGCGAGAACGGGTGGGAGACCATCGTGGACATCAACCTTCACGGGACGTTCCACTGCACGCAGGTCGCCGGGGAGCGTATGCGCGAGAACGGCGGCGGTGCTATCATCAACCTCGCCAGCGTCGCCGGGCAGGGTGGCGCGCCGCAGATGAGCCACTACGGCGCGGCGAAGGCCGCCGTCATCAACCTGACGTCAACGCTCTCGTTCGAGTGGGCCGACGAGAACGTTCGCGTCAACTGCATCGCGCCCGGGTTCGTCGCCACGCCGGGCGTCGAGACTCAGATGGGGGTCAGCGCCGACAACATCGACCGAGGGGACGTGAAGCGCCGTATCGGAACGAGCGAGGAAATCGCAGACATCGCGCAGTTCCTCGCCAGTCCGGCCTCGTCGTACCTCGTCGGTGAAACGATCACCGCACAGGGCGTGCCGCGCATTCTGGAAACCCCCGACGTGTGAACCGGTTCGATAGCTCCGTCCGCCGTTCACTTTCGTCGCAGTCCGTTCAGGTCAACTCCGCGTGGGCGAACCGCCATCGACCGAACGCCAACGGGAGCACGATCCAGAGACCGAGGACGACGAACCCGATCCAACCGTGTTGCCAGAACAGATGGCCCTCCGGTATCTTGTTCACCGCCGAAACGGTGGAAAACGCGTAGTTAAACGCCGTCTTCGGGTTGAGAATCTGGATAAACGACAGCAAATCCTGTTGGAACGCCGATGAGCCGATGCCATAACGGTCGAGCACCAGTCCGAAAATCCCAGTCAGGATACCCCACAGGAGCGTGAACAGGATGACCAGTCCGAACCCGATCAGAACGATCAGGTCCTCGGACTTGAGAGCGGCAGAAACACCGATGCTGATACTGACGAACGCGGCACCGAGAACCAACGACAGTACCAGAAGCGAGAGGTAGCTTCCGACCGGGAACGTCGCTCCGAGAGCGAGGATGATGCCACCGCCGACGACGAATCCGATCACCGTCGCGATTGCGACGATGGTGGTGCGTCCGATGAACTTCCCGATAACGACGTCAGTTCGCGTGTGTGGAAGCGAGAGCAGCAGTTTGAGGCTCCCGGACTCACGTTCACTCACTATCGAACGGTAACCGGCGAAGATACCGACCGCCGGGAGGAAAATTCCGATCGGCGTCATGAGCGACGCGATAACGGGAACGTTCGTCGTGTCGTTTCCGCGAGTACGTCGATGATTTTGATGATGACGAACGACGTACCCGCAAAGAAGAGCACGAACACGAGGATGAGTGCGAACAGGCGTCGTGACCGACTCGCGTCCCGAAACTCCTTTTTTGCGATGACACGCCAACTCATGCGATCACCTCCTGGCCTTCCGTATACGCCGCAAAGAGGTCTTCGAGCGACGCCTCAACCACCGAGAAGTCCCGTAACTCGACGCCGGACGATTCGACGGCTTCGATCACGTCCGCTTTCGACCCGTTCCCGATTGCGACCGCTATTCGATCACCTTCCGCGGTCACGCTTTCGACCCCATCGCAACTCCGAATCGCGTCGAGCACGCGGTGCGTCGTTTCGGAGACGACGAGCGTCAACTGGGTGGTCGCGTCCATCCTCTCGCGGAGGTTCCGAATCGAATCCTCGGCCACGAGCGACCCGTTCGAGAGGATGCCGACGCGGTCACACACCGCTTCGACCTGGCTGAGAATGTGACTGGAGAAGAAGACGGTCGCTCCGCGGCGGTTCTCTTCGAGGATTATTTCGCGCATCTCACGCGCCCCGTTCGGGTCCAAACCGGTCGACGGTTCGTCGAGAATGATGAGTTCCGGTTCGCCGACGAGCGCCATTCCGAGCACGAGCCGCTGTGTCATCCCTTTCGAGTAGGTACCCGCCCTTCGGTCGGCGGCGTCCTCGATACCGACCCGTTCGAGGATGCTCATCGGGTCGTCGGCCGCTCGCTTCGACTCGACAGTCAGTTCGATGTGTTGGTACCCCGTGAGGCGGTCGTACACGTCGAAGCCGTCGGGAAGGACGCCGATACGCTCGCGAATTCGGTGTGAATGGGCGTGAGAATCCTGGCCGAACAACGTTGCCTGTCCGCTCGTCGGGCGAATGAAATCCAACAGGACGTTGATCGTCGTGGATTTCCCGGAACCGTTCGGGCCGAGAAACCCGTAGATCTCCCCGTCGTTGACCGTCAGATTGAGTTCTTGGAGGGCGGTTACGGAACCGAACTGTTTCGTGACGTTCGAAACGTCTATAACGGCTGTTTCGTTCGTATTCATGATTTCGTTGGTTGGTGGTATGTCAATTGTAAATGCTATCGGCGAGCGCTCCTGCTACGGTCGCACTCTCCGTACTACACCAACCCCGAGATTCGCAGTATCACCGCGATTCCGACCGGGATTCCGACGGTGATAACCGCGTTTCGGCGCGAGAGGTCGTGTAACTTTTCCATCCCGGTCGTCCAGATCCAACCGCTCCACAACAACAGGACGACACCGACGATACCTGCCACGAAGAGGGCGGGATCGGACTGTAAATTCTGAAATGCGGTCATTGCGGCGTCGTCGTTGCTCGGGAGGTTCACACCGCTGTACACGTAGTAGGCGGCGATCGCGCCGATGACCTGATGGATGAAGAGTGGCACGTACCCCCAACCGGTGAACGCGAACGTGTCGCCCAGGGACCCGGAACCGCCGAACGCGAAGCGTGCGATGGCGTAAAAAGCGATGCTGTACACGGCCCACGCGAGTAGGATTCCGACGAACGAGAAGACGATCGTCACGGTGCTCGCCACCCCGCCGATAGCGTTCGACATCGACTGATTCATCTGCTGCCCCTGGGACTGTACCGCGGTCGAAGCGAACTGTCCGCTGATGTTCGCTCGCGGTACGGTACCGACGGCCGCGACCAGTGCGACGAGGAGGACGATAACCGTGGGGATGAGAATTCCCGGATTTTCGACTCGATCACGGAAAAACGATTCCGGCTCGGTCAGTAGCTTGAGGACCATATTTTAACGAATATAGCGTGGCGTTATTAATATTATCATTGGGAAATGCAATTATTTTTTCATATGCATCGCTCATCGAGCGAGTACTCGAAGGGAGAGCACACTCTACTCGGTCAAAGCGTCGTCCGCGATACGCGAGGAGTCGCTGTAGTACTCTTCGTATACGGTTTCACCCCATTCGACGGCCTCGGGAGACTGTGATTTGACGAACACGCTTACCCGTCCGATTTCGTCGATCGCTAGCAGGACGATCGTCGAGTCGAATAGAATGAATCCGTACGGAATGGACCCATCGTAGGAGTACAACTCCGGAGATCGGACTTCGAACGAATCACCGAGGCTTTTCAGGAGCGATTGGCTAGAGGATGCGACCGATCGTCTCGGAACGATGACTCGCTTGTCTGCGGCTGTTTTCGTGGATCGACGGCGTAGATCGATGAAGAATTTCGAGATCGTGGGCCAAATCATGAACGACCGGCTGCTGTCGGCGGTCTCTATCATCTCGAACAGTTCGTTTACCGGTTTGTACGGCTGGCTGGGTTCCGGCGTGACTACCGTGGAATCCGCGAACAGATCGACGTTCAACTCCGAATCGGGGGCGATATGCCGCAAAAATGGCTCCAGATTCTCCACGGAACGTACCGTGCTGATGGTATCCATGAACGCTTGAACCACCAATCGCCCCGATACGGTGGCAGTATACCCGTTTTCCGCGGCGGGGAACTTGACCCATCCCTCCTGTTCGAGCGTCGTGAGGTTCCGTTGAAGCGTCGTCCTCGGAACGTCCAATCGGTCCCGAAGATCACGCAAATCCAGCGTTCGATCGCTGAGCACACGGAGGATATGGATGCGACGGGACGAGCCTGTTAAGAATTCTATACTCTCCCAGGTCTGCGTTATCTCGGAGGACCATTCGGCATCGATTATCTGATTCATTTTCTCTTATGTCAGCTTGATTTCTTTTACAGTATGGTTATGGGTAATCACGCTACCAAAGTGGCTTCGTTCTTTCAGGAGTTATTGCCTATAGTGAAAGACAGGGATTCTAACATATTAATCCTTTTTTCACATATATAATATAAAGTTAAACTCATTATTCAGTTTAGACTCGAATGACGGAAGTGTTTGACAGCGTTTCTACATGCGATCAGGTTGCCCCCCGTCGAAATGGAGAGCAACGACGCGTATCCAGCGACGCGGAACCATTGCAGCGGAACGCCCCCTGACAGGGGGCCAAACGTCGTAATCGCTCGGGCTGTCGATGGTGTTCGTAAAAGCAGCAACACCGTGTAGCTGACACCGATAACGAATCCCGAATAGGCGACGAGTGCAGTCGTGCTCGGCGTACCGAGCCCTCGTCGCTGGGAGACGGTTACCCCATCGAAACGAGGTGCCGATATACCGATCCACGCCGCAAAGACGACGGCCGTCAGGCCGAGGAGAACGCCGACGACACCCATCTCGATCGTCGGAAGCAATCGCCAACCGTCGGAAACACACGCAATCAGCGTAAGGAGCGTTTCGACTGGAACGCCGATGAGTACTCCAGGGAGCAACAGGCCGGACACGAACTGCTCACCGGTGAGTGACGAACTGAGTGTAAGCGGCAGCATCGGACCCTCGTCACCGAGAGGATTGAGCGTGAAAGCGGCACCGGCGGTCCACGAGCCCATCAGTGCCGTAATCACGGGTAATTCGTTTCGAAGCGTTTCGTGGGGAATGGTCGCGACCATGACCGCAGTGATTCCGATCGGTAACGCGAGATGGCTCAGTTTGCTCGGACGACGGAGGGCGCGGAGGAGCGTCTTCTTGGAGACCCGTTCGGTCGGATACGATATCCCGGCGGGAAACAGTAGGGCAACTGCCCCGAGGGCTGCCGAGAGCGCATCGAAATCCGGGTCCACTCTTTCGTCGTCGCGTTTCGTTTCCGAGGGCGGTTGGATACGTTCACCGTACCAGTGGATCGTCGCTAGCTGTTCGATGCTGAACGTGAGAAGGGGAACCAGGACGAACGTTCCAACGACACCGCCCACGACGTGTCCCGTCGAAACGGCAAGTGGCGTCCCGGAAAAAACGATATCGGCGTACCAACCGATCGGAACGTACCGAACCACGGGAGTCAAACCATCGAGCGAACGAGCGCCAGCGTGACCAAAAAGTTGCAGGGCGAGCGCAGTCGGCACCATGATAGCCAGCAAGAGGACACTGATTCCCGTTCGATGGCGAGCGACTATCTCGGATCGGGTGACGAAAATGGCACCGCAAATACCGGCGGCATATCCAACGAAGAGGGCACTGACGATGGCCAACAGGCCGCCGCTCACCATCGTAAAGAGGGTAACGATATCGCCGGATCCGTACGAAAACCCGACGGCCATCAGGAACAGGGGGACGAGTATACTGGTTCCCACCCTCACGAATTCCGCGATGAGTAATCCTCCCACGACTACCCGTGGAGGAACCGTCGTAAGCAGGAGATCGATCCGATCGACACGGTGTGTCTTCCCGAACGCCCGGACAGCGAATATGAAGGCGAAGAATACCCAACAGAGGACGACGACGAGTCGAAGGCGGGTGGAGACGGTTCGAGGTGGGTCGTTACGAACGAGCAATCCAAAAACGACGGAAATCGCCGTCAACATCGAGATGAGGGGAATCCTCAAGACGACTCGTAACAGCAGTTGACGGCGGTTTCGTGTGACTGACCGCCACGTCCGTACAGCCTCCGTTCGGCCGATACGAACGCTCTTCGTGACCCATTCGGTCGTTTTGTCGCCCATTGTGACTGTTCGGTGATCTACGTTAGAAACCGCCACCTCGGTTGCCGGACGAGTTTCCGGTGATGGCTGACTGGGCCGCGAAGTACGTTACGATTGCCACGACGAAACCGAGAACGAGTCCGCTCACTATCGAGAGTTTGATGTCCACACCCAATCGCTGATACGTGGTGAGAAAGTCGCCGATAGCGACGATCACGAACACGACGACGGCCATCACTGCACCCGTCCGTTTCGGATACTTGGACGGATTGTGGTTCCACTCGTGGAACTTTTCTGCCAACGATTTCTCCGACTGGCCGTGATCACTCATCGTTTTCGACCACCCGGTTCGTATCGTTCGTTCTCCGTCTCGATGGAGGGTCGTTCGAAATCATCCGTTTCACAGGTTCGAAGGCAGGCACATAAACTTTTTTATTTTCAACTATTAAAAACTGAAAATAATACTGAATGGGTGCAAGAAGACTCTGTTTGGATCAAAAATTCGCTATATGGGTGCGTCAGTTCGACAGATATATACACGGGAGGGACGACCCGTCTGTATGCGACGGTTCGTGTGGCTTCATGACACGAACTCACGTCGTGAGCGGTAGCGAAATCCGGACAGCAAAACTGTGCTTTACCCTCGTCCAGATTCAGTATGAACGCAATCGAAACGGACGGCTTGACGAAGCGTTATGGAACGACGACCGCTGTGAAGGATCTCGAATTACGTGTTCCCGAAGGAGAGATCTACGGGTTTCTCGGTCCGAACGGTTCCGGGAAAACGACGACGACACGGATGCTTACGACGTTGACCGAACCCACTCGGGGGACAGCACGGATCGATGGTCATCCGCTCGACGCCGGATCCGATCTTTCGTCCTCGATAGGATATCTGCCCGAACGGCCACCGGTGTACGAGGAGTTCACTGGATACGAACAACTGGAGTACGCATCCGGACTTCACGACGCGCCGGATTGGAAGCGCGACCGGCGGTTGGGGGACCTGATCGACCGATTCGAGATAACCGCCGATCTCGGAGACAGGATTTCGACCTATTCGAAGGGTATGAAACAAAAAATCGGTCTCGTTCAATCACTCATGCACGACCCGGCCGTACTCTTTCTCGACGAACCGTTCTCCGGATTGGATCCCCGGTCATCGAAGGTGTTGGAGGAGTTCGTCGTCGAATTTGCCGAATCGGGACGAACCGTATTCCTTTCCACGCACGTATTGCCGATAATCGAAGCGGTCGCCACCCTCGTCGGGATTCTTTACGACGGAGTGTTGATCGCCGAAGGATCCCCCGAGGCGCTCAAGCACCGAATGGGTACCGACGGCGGAACCGACCTCGAAGCCGTTTTTCTCGAACTCACAGACGAGAGAACAATTCTCTAAGATGATATTGTTCCCGGGGAACGAACCTCCGACGAAGCGGACGCTCTGTCACCGACCCTGCTCTCGTTTCGAACGGCGCACACTCCGGTTCGGAATCGACCCGTGCCGATTTCCCACCGCGTGAACAGTGCGTACGGTCCAAACGATTCTCAACCCGCAATCTTGTTTCAGCAAATAATGTATTTTGTAATGAAATATAGTTCTGAAATGCAATGAGTCAAGAAGACTCTAATGAGAAAGAAAAGAGAGCCGACCTCGATCGTCGATCACTACTGAAAAGCATCGGTGTAGCCGGTGCCGGACTCGGTACCGGGATGGGAATGCTCGGTAGCGCAAAAGCCCAGAGCGGGGCCGATTCGGAAATACACGTCACCGGTACCGAACTGATCAGTACCGATAGCGTGCGGCCGCACGCCAATTCCGCAGTTTCGGAGCAGCCACTGAGCGGTCACCTGCGGAGCGAAGAGGCGCTGTCCCCCAACCCGGCAGGAACTGTCAGCCTTTCGCTCACGACGACCGACAGCGAACTCGACGCTCACAACCCAGTACTGCATGCGTTGCCGTTCGAATCGGAAGCGGGACAGGACAAGGCAGGATTTCTCAACGTCCTTCTCGCGGACGACGGAGACTCGAAAGTCACGCTCGCATCGTTCGCGATGGTCGGGGAACGGGACACGGAAGCGGGAACTGGCTCCCTCAGGTTCTACGGTACCAGAGACGAACAGCCGGTCATGATAAACCAGGTCGAGCGGGACCTGACAACCGACTCGGGGCAGTTCACGACCGAAGCCAGCCTTAGCTGCGGTACGTGCAAGTTCGTGGTCAACGAACTGTGCTCCGCTGGCAACCCGGTGGGCGTTACGGAATGTCTCGAAATCTGTGCACCCGCCGTCGAGACCGGTGTCGGATACGTCGTGTGCTCGGGCGCGTGTGCCGTCATCGTCGAGGCCGTGGAGTATCTGGGCTGTGGTGCCGCCGCGAGTGCGATTTGCGGACGAGCGGGCTTCTGCTGAGACGGTTCGGAATCCCACGATGAGAACCAGTAG
The genomic region above belongs to Haladaptatus sp. R4 and contains:
- a CDS encoding SDR family NAD(P)-dependent oxidoreductase, encoding MTVEQFSVAGKTAIVTGASSGIGRTIAERFADDGANVVVCSREQGNVDPVAEGIAASDASGRALAVECDVTDRDAVEALVDATVDEFGGIDVLVNNAGASFMAPFEDISENGWETIVDINLHGTFHCTQVAGERMRENGGGAIINLASVAGQGGAPQMSHYGAAKAAVINLTSTLSFEWADENVRVNCIAPGFVATPGVETQMGVSADNIDRGDVKRRIGTSEEIADIAQFLASPASSYLVGETITAQGVPRILETPDV
- a CDS encoding ABC transporter permease subunit, giving the protein MTPIGIFLPAVGIFAGYRSIVSERESGSLKLLLSLPHTRTDVVIGKFIGRTTIVAIATVIGFVVGGGIILALGATFPVGSYLSLLVLSLVLGAAFVSISIGVSAALKSEDLIVLIGFGLVILFTLLWGILTGIFGLVLDRYGIGSSAFQQDLLSFIQILNPKTAFNYAFSTVSAVNKIPEGHLFWQHGWIGFVVLGLWIVLPLAFGRWRFAHAELT
- a CDS encoding ABC transporter ATP-binding protein, which gives rise to MNTNETAVIDVSNVTKQFGSVTALQELNLTVNDGEIYGFLGPNGSGKSTTINVLLDFIRPTSGQATLFGQDSHAHSHRIRERIGVLPDGFDVYDRLTGYQHIELTVESKRAADDPMSILERVGIEDAADRRAGTYSKGMTQRLVLGMALVGEPELIILDEPSTGLDPNGAREMREIILEENRRGATVFFSSHILSQVEAVCDRVGILSNGSLVAEDSIRNLRERMDATTQLTLVVSETTHRVLDAIRSCDGVESVTAEGDRIAVAIGNGSKADVIEAVESSGVELRDFSVVEASLEDLFAAYTEGQEVIA
- a CDS encoding Yip1 family protein, encoding MVLKLLTEPESFFRDRVENPGILIPTVIVLLVALVAAVGTVPRANISGQFASTAVQSQGQQMNQSMSNAIGGVASTVTIVFSFVGILLAWAVYSIAFYAIARFAFGGSGSLGDTFAFTGWGYVPLFIHQVIGAIAAYYVYSGVNLPSNDDAAMTAFQNLQSDPALFVAGIVGVVLLLWSGWIWTTGMEKLHDLSRRNAVITVGIPVGIAVILRISGLV
- a CDS encoding winged helix-turn-helix domain-containing protein produces the protein MNQIIDAEWSSEITQTWESIEFLTGSSRRIHILRVLSDRTLDLRDLRDRLDVPRTTLQRNLTTLEQEGWVKFPAAENGYTATVSGRLVVQAFMDTISTVRSVENLEPFLRHIAPDSELNVDLFADSTVVTPEPSQPYKPVNELFEMIETADSSRSFMIWPTISKFFIDLRRRSTKTAADKRVIVPRRSVASSSQSLLKSLGDSFEVRSPELYSYDGSIPYGFILFDSTIVLLAIDEIGRVSVFVKSQSPEAVEWGETVYEEYYSDSSRIADDALTE
- a CDS encoding ABC transporter ATP-binding protein, yielding MNAIETDGLTKRYGTTTAVKDLELRVPEGEIYGFLGPNGSGKTTTTRMLTTLTEPTRGTARIDGHPLDAGSDLSSSIGYLPERPPVYEEFTGYEQLEYASGLHDAPDWKRDRRLGDLIDRFEITADLGDRISTYSKGMKQKIGLVQSLMHDPAVLFLDEPFSGLDPRSSKVLEEFVVEFAESGRTVFLSTHVLPIIEAVATLVGILYDGVLIAEGSPEALKHRMGTDGGTDLEAVFLELTDERTIL
- a CDS encoding halocin C8-like domain-containing protein, which encodes MSQEDSNEKEKRADLDRRSLLKSIGVAGAGLGTGMGMLGSAKAQSGADSEIHVTGTELISTDSVRPHANSAVSEQPLSGHLRSEEALSPNPAGTVSLSLTTTDSELDAHNPVLHALPFESEAGQDKAGFLNVLLADDGDSKVTLASFAMVGERDTEAGTGSLRFYGTRDEQPVMINQVERDLTTDSGQFTTEASLSCGTCKFVVNELCSAGNPVGVTECLEICAPAVETGVGYVVCSGACAVIVEAVEYLGCGAAASAICGRAGFC